A DNA window from Rossellomorea marisflavi contains the following coding sequences:
- the motA gene encoding flagellar motor stator protein MotA, translating into MDKTSFIGVILGLVAIGVGMVFKGVSLMALINPAAILIILLGTVASVVIAFPTYEIKKVPKLFGILFKEQNVQDPKEIIAFFSEMADLARKEGLLALEARIQELDDRFLRDGLSLAIDGQTGDYIRDVLHEEIDAMEERHSAGAQIFSQAGTYAPTLGVLGAVIGLIAALSHMDNTEELGHAISAAFVATLLGIFTGYVLWHPFANKLKRKSKRESQLKMMTVEGILSIIEGESPRIIEQKLASYLPAKDRYNLMKEEEDETA; encoded by the coding sequence ATGGATAAAACGTCATTTATAGGTGTCATACTTGGATTGGTTGCAATCGGAGTCGGAATGGTCTTCAAAGGGGTTAGCCTCATGGCACTCATCAACCCTGCGGCCATCCTTATCATCCTGTTGGGGACCGTGGCTTCCGTGGTCATAGCCTTTCCCACGTATGAAATCAAGAAAGTACCAAAGCTGTTCGGGATCCTTTTTAAAGAACAGAATGTCCAGGACCCGAAAGAAATCATCGCCTTTTTCTCTGAGATGGCGGACCTTGCCAGGAAGGAAGGCCTGCTTGCATTGGAAGCAAGGATCCAGGAACTCGATGACCGGTTCTTAAGGGACGGTCTTTCCCTTGCCATAGACGGTCAGACGGGGGATTACATAAGGGATGTCCTTCACGAAGAGATCGATGCCATGGAAGAGCGTCATAGCGCGGGTGCACAGATTTTCTCACAAGCAGGCACATATGCTCCTACCCTAGGGGTTCTCGGAGCCGTCATCGGCTTGATTGCCGCACTCAGTCATATGGACAATACGGAAGAATTGGGGCATGCAATCTCAGCCGCATTCGTGGCGACCCTCCTCGGGATCTTCACGGGTTACGTGCTTTGGCATCCGTTCGCCAATAAACTGAAGCGCAAATCGAAACGTGAATCCCAATTGAAAATGATGACGGTGGAGGGGATCCTCTCGATCATTGAAGGGGAGTCACCGCGGATCATCGAGCAGAAACTGGCTTCCTATCTGCCTGCAAAAGACCGGTATAACCTGATGAAGGAGGAAGAAGATGAGACGGCGTAA
- a CDS encoding iron chelate uptake ABC transporter family permease subunit has protein sequence MSNRTKLTLLTVAALVAIGAYLFYGLNGSYEYALPRRGMKTLAMILTGVAIAYSTVVFQTITHNKILTPSIMGLDSLYMLLQTIMIFFLGSSHYLMVSKNANFFLSIAAMIVFALLLYQLMFKGSKQPIYFLLLIGIILGTFFQSISSFLQVLIDPNEFLSVQDKMFASFNNISSDLVWVAGGVIILVLIYGWRQMAELDVVSLGRETSINLGIPYDKVVRRMLVLSSILIAVSTALVGPITFFGLIVANLSYQMFKTYRHGILIAGAAIISVIALVGGQWLVERIFTFSTTLSVIVNFIGGLYFIYLLLKEAKSS, from the coding sequence ATGAGTAATCGGACAAAACTGACGCTATTGACGGTCGCTGCCCTTGTGGCAATAGGGGCTTACCTATTTTACGGGCTGAATGGCAGCTATGAGTATGCCCTGCCGCGAAGGGGGATGAAGACGCTAGCCATGATCCTGACGGGTGTAGCCATTGCCTATTCCACCGTGGTGTTCCAGACAATCACCCATAACAAGATTCTCACCCCAAGCATCATGGGACTTGATTCCCTCTACATGCTGCTACAGACGATCATGATCTTCTTCTTGGGATCGAGTCACTACCTGATGGTCAGTAAGAACGCGAATTTCTTTCTATCCATCGCAGCCATGATCGTGTTTGCTCTGCTGCTCTATCAGCTCATGTTCAAAGGGAGCAAGCAGCCGATCTACTTCCTGCTTCTCATCGGTATCATACTCGGGACGTTTTTCCAGAGTATATCCTCATTTCTTCAGGTCCTGATCGATCCGAATGAATTCCTGAGTGTGCAAGATAAGATGTTTGCAAGCTTCAACAATATCAGTTCCGACCTCGTTTGGGTGGCGGGAGGCGTCATTATCCTTGTGTTGATCTATGGGTGGAGGCAAATGGCTGAACTTGACGTTGTGTCGCTGGGCAGGGAAACGTCGATCAATCTGGGGATCCCGTACGACAAAGTCGTGAGACGTATGCTCGTCCTATCATCGATCCTGATTGCCGTCTCGACGGCACTGGTGGGTCCCATCACCTTTTTCGGACTTATCGTGGCCAATCTCAGCTACCAGATGTTCAAGACGTACCGCCACGGCATCCTTATCGCAGGTGCCGCAATCATCAGCGTCATTGCCCTGGTGGGCGGTCAGTGGCTCGTGGAACGGATCTTTACGTTTTCTACGACCCTCAGTGTCATCGTGAACTTTATCGGAGGGCTCTACTTTATCTATCTATTATTGAAGGAGGCGAAGTCATCATGA
- a CDS encoding ABC transporter permease, with protein sequence MKKRYLLILLILLSALSLFVGVSSISPADLLSGRTDEVEVFLVSRLPRLVAILLAGAGMSIAGLIMQSLSRTKFVSPTTAGTMDATRLGILVSMIIFVEASTMEKLLVAFAFAMAGTFLFMQILDRIKFKDAVFIPLVGLMLGNVLSSVTTFFAYKANLIQNMSSWLQGDFSLIMKGRYELLYISVPVILLAYLFANRFTVAGMGEEFSKNLGMSYRSIVNIGLILTSLVTVVVILTVGMIPFLGLIVPNIVSLFKGDHLQKTLPHTAILGAIFLLVCDILGRVIIFPYEISISLMVGVIGSGIFLYMLLRRKGYE encoded by the coding sequence CTGAAAAAAAGATATTTACTGATTTTACTGATCCTCCTCTCAGCCCTTTCTTTATTTGTCGGAGTGAGCAGCATCTCGCCGGCAGATTTACTCAGCGGAAGGACCGATGAGGTGGAAGTGTTCCTGGTCAGCAGGCTGCCGAGGCTTGTGGCGATCCTACTGGCGGGAGCGGGGATGAGCATTGCCGGTCTCATCATGCAGAGCCTGAGCCGGACTAAGTTTGTATCTCCGACCACGGCGGGGACAATGGATGCGACAAGGCTCGGGATCCTTGTATCGATGATCATTTTCGTCGAGGCATCCACGATGGAGAAGCTTCTTGTGGCGTTTGCCTTTGCCATGGCGGGCACATTCCTGTTCATGCAGATCCTTGACCGGATCAAGTTCAAGGATGCTGTCTTCATTCCCTTGGTGGGGCTGATGCTTGGGAATGTCCTGTCGTCGGTCACGACTTTTTTCGCCTACAAGGCGAACCTCATCCAGAATATGTCTTCATGGCTGCAAGGAGATTTCTCCCTCATTATGAAGGGAAGATACGAGCTTCTATACATAAGTGTACCGGTCATATTACTTGCCTACCTCTTCGCCAATCGCTTTACGGTTGCGGGAATGGGAGAGGAGTTTTCGAAGAATCTGGGGATGTCCTACAGGAGCATCGTGAACATCGGGTTGATCCTTACATCACTCGTTACGGTGGTCGTGATTCTGACGGTGGGGATGATTCCATTCCTCGGGCTCATCGTCCCGAATATCGTCTCCCTGTTCAAGGGGGATCACCTCCAGAAAACGCTGCCTCATACGGCCATCCTGGGAGCGATTTTTCTTCTCGTCTGCGATATCCTCGGAAGGGTCATTATTTTCCCGTATGAAATCTCCATCAGTCTGATGGTAGGGGTCATTGGAAGTGGGATCTTCCTCTACATGCTTTTAAGGAGGAAGGGATATGAGTAA
- a CDS encoding iron ABC transporter ATP-binding protein, whose amino-acid sequence MIEIRGLSKKYGKKKVVADVSVTIQKGQITSFIGPNGAGKSTLLSMVSRLLDSDSGEVIIDQHDSKKIKSNDMAKRVAILKQSNFLNVRLTIKELVSFGRFPYSKGRLTEEDEKVVQQSIEYMNLKELQDQYLEELSGGQKQRAFIAMVIAQDTDYILLDEPLNNLDMKHSVQIMKILRKLVDELGKTVLIVLHDINFASVYSDRIVAMKEGAVVKEGPTQSIIQTHSLKEIYDMDIPVQQMDNCRICVYFNS is encoded by the coding sequence ATGATCGAGATCAGGGGATTGTCGAAGAAGTATGGGAAGAAAAAAGTGGTGGCCGACGTGTCGGTCACGATTCAAAAGGGTCAGATCACTTCGTTCATCGGTCCGAACGGTGCCGGGAAATCCACCCTGCTTTCCATGGTGAGCAGACTCCTGGATTCCGATAGCGGGGAAGTCATCATCGATCAGCATGATAGTAAAAAGATCAAATCGAATGATATGGCGAAACGGGTGGCCATCCTGAAACAGTCCAATTTCCTGAATGTGCGCTTAACGATCAAAGAGCTCGTCTCATTTGGCCGCTTCCCCTATTCAAAGGGGAGGCTGACGGAAGAAGATGAAAAGGTGGTTCAGCAATCCATTGAGTATATGAATCTGAAAGAGCTTCAGGATCAATATCTCGAGGAATTGTCGGGAGGTCAGAAACAGCGGGCGTTCATCGCCATGGTCATCGCCCAGGACACGGATTATATCCTGCTCGATGAGCCGCTTAATAACCTTGATATGAAGCATTCTGTGCAGATCATGAAGATCCTCCGAAAGCTGGTGGATGAACTGGGGAAGACGGTTCTCATCGTCCTCCACGATATTAATTTCGCTTCGGTCTATTCCGACCGGATCGTGGCCATGAAGGAAGGGGCAGTCGTCAAGGAGGGACCGACACAGTCGATCATCCAGACGCACTCCCTGAAGGAAATCTATGATATGGACATACCCGTCCAACAGATGGACAACTGCAGGATCTGCGTGTACTTCAATTCATAA
- a CDS encoding nucleoside deaminase, giving the protein MDSEKDRCSLELALQEASQALEENTYPVGAVIVDGDGKIVATGRNRVHTRKDATAHAEMEAIRNAGESIFKAKVNREHFTMYTSLEPCPMCTGGILFSNISRVVWLLNDDMGFGGYKKIQGAEVFDSKFCKVEAVEEPFNDLKERQKELMARWLTNHNHVHNLRKVATEQGIERKNAIP; this is encoded by the coding sequence ATGGATAGTGAAAAAGATCGATGTTCCCTGGAACTTGCACTGCAAGAAGCATCACAAGCATTGGAAGAGAATACGTATCCGGTTGGTGCAGTGATTGTGGATGGAGATGGGAAAATCGTTGCAACAGGACGCAATCGGGTCCATACGCGAAAGGATGCAACAGCGCACGCTGAAATGGAGGCGATCCGGAACGCAGGCGAATCCATATTCAAGGCTAAAGTGAATCGCGAACATTTTACGATGTATACCTCTTTGGAGCCTTGTCCGATGTGCACTGGCGGAATATTATTTTCCAATATTAGCCGGGTGGTCTGGCTGCTTAATGATGATATGGGGTTCGGAGGATATAAAAAAATACAGGGTGCGGAAGTATTCGATTCTAAATTTTGCAAAGTTGAAGCAGTGGAAGAGCCATTCAATGATCTGAAAGAGAGGCAAAAGGAATTAATGGCACGCTGGTTAACTAATCATAACCACGTTCATAACCTTCGGAAGGTAGCTACCGAACAAGGAATTGAAAGGAAGAACGCAATACCGTAA
- the motB gene encoding flagellar motor protein MotB: MRRRKKKREDDHIDESWLLPYSDLLTLLVALFIVLYASSSVDAQKFQELSQVFSEIFKGGTGMMDYPSPVAPQDSSDQKEKQGAAADKKEEEKPVDKEDIKKQAFLQDQEELREVQEKINQYIKTNNLQLQFVTKLTDEGLLLTIRDNVLFSSGSAEVERNDQDVAKELSSLLVMNPPRNIIISGHTDNVPIRTANYDSNWELSVMRAVNFMKILLENPNLEPEWFSAKGFGEFEPIADNSTAEGRGKNRRVEVLVLPRVTQE, encoded by the coding sequence ATGAGACGGCGTAAGAAAAAGCGGGAAGATGATCATATCGACGAATCCTGGCTGCTGCCTTACTCTGATCTTCTGACCCTGCTTGTGGCGCTTTTCATCGTTCTCTATGCCTCGAGTTCGGTGGATGCACAGAAATTCCAGGAATTATCCCAGGTGTTCAGCGAAATCTTTAAGGGCGGAACCGGCATGATGGATTACCCAAGTCCTGTCGCCCCTCAAGATTCAAGTGATCAGAAGGAAAAGCAGGGAGCTGCTGCTGACAAGAAAGAAGAAGAAAAACCAGTGGACAAAGAAGATATCAAGAAACAAGCCTTTCTTCAAGATCAGGAAGAACTGCGTGAAGTACAGGAAAAGATTAATCAGTACATCAAAACCAATAACCTGCAGCTTCAGTTTGTCACGAAACTGACGGATGAAGGTCTGCTGCTGACGATTAGGGATAACGTCCTCTTTTCTTCAGGTTCTGCTGAAGTGGAGAGGAATGATCAGGATGTGGCAAAAGAGCTTTCCTCCTTGCTCGTGATGAATCCACCCCGGAATATCATCATCAGCGGGCACACAGATAACGTACCGATCCGCACGGCCAACTATGATTCGAACTGGGAGCTGAGCGTCATGCGCGCCGTGAACTTCATGAAGATCCTCCTGGAAAATCCGAACCTCGAACCGGAATGGTTCAGCGCCAAAGGGTTCGGGGAATTCGAACCCATTGCCGACAACTCGACAGCAGAGGGTCGGGGGAAAAATCGTCGCGTAGAAGTACTGGTGTTGCCGAGGGTGACGCAGGAATAA
- a CDS encoding alanine/glycine:cation symporter family protein: protein MEGFLDWVGKISEWLWGPPLIAILGLTGLYLTILLGFIQFRHPLYIFKQTIGSVFKKPKGEGTVTPLQALTSALSSTIGAANIVGVPAAIMFGGPGAVFWMWVIAMIGMALKFSESVLAVRYREKNEQGEFVGGPMYYMTKGLNMKWLGTWFAFALMIELIPSVMVQGNAVSSTVQETFNIDGWITGVIVAAIVLLIVFGGIKRIGKVTEIFVPFMALFYVGGAIVILFMNLGAVPEFFKLIFSNAFQPMSAMGGFAGAAIAETIRWGFARGLYSNEAGLGTAPIAHAAAQTDHPVRQGLWSIIGIVIDTMIVCTATAFVVISSGVWTGENAMDDPSALTTQAFSQYFGDFGGILVTLSLIFFVLSTIIVIVFYGAKQAEFLFGHKFGQAFKVVYVAGIILGSVGAAQTIWQFLDLALAAVLLPNIIAVLLLSKEVRRLTTEFFTSDQYYLKDVGKTKGKKAS from the coding sequence ATGGAAGGTTTTCTGGATTGGGTAGGGAAGATATCGGAGTGGCTGTGGGGTCCGCCCCTCATAGCCATATTGGGACTAACAGGATTGTATTTGACGATTCTGTTGGGTTTCATCCAGTTTCGGCACCCACTCTACATATTCAAGCAAACAATCGGAAGTGTATTTAAAAAACCAAAAGGCGAAGGGACGGTCACACCCCTTCAGGCCCTGACATCGGCCCTGTCATCCACCATCGGTGCAGCCAATATCGTCGGCGTCCCGGCAGCAATCATGTTCGGCGGACCCGGCGCGGTCTTCTGGATGTGGGTCATCGCCATGATCGGAATGGCCCTGAAGTTTTCGGAAAGCGTCCTTGCCGTACGGTACAGGGAAAAGAATGAACAGGGTGAGTTCGTCGGAGGTCCAATGTATTATATGACAAAGGGACTCAACATGAAGTGGCTGGGAACCTGGTTTGCTTTTGCCCTGATGATCGAATTGATCCCTAGCGTCATGGTACAGGGAAATGCCGTGTCTTCAACCGTTCAGGAAACCTTCAACATAGACGGCTGGATAACGGGTGTCATCGTTGCAGCGATCGTTCTACTCATCGTATTCGGAGGAATCAAGCGGATCGGGAAGGTAACGGAAATCTTCGTACCCTTCATGGCGCTCTTCTACGTCGGTGGTGCCATTGTGATTTTATTCATGAATCTCGGTGCCGTACCTGAATTCTTTAAACTGATTTTCTCCAATGCGTTCCAGCCTATGTCCGCGATGGGCGGATTTGCTGGTGCAGCCATTGCGGAAACCATCCGCTGGGGATTTGCCCGTGGACTCTATTCCAATGAAGCAGGACTCGGAACAGCTCCCATCGCCCATGCCGCTGCTCAGACGGATCACCCGGTCAGACAAGGTTTATGGTCGATCATCGGGATTGTCATCGATACGATGATTGTTTGTACGGCAACAGCATTTGTTGTCATTTCATCTGGTGTGTGGACGGGTGAGAATGCCATGGATGATCCATCCGCTTTGACAACGCAGGCATTTTCTCAATACTTTGGGGATTTCGGAGGGATTTTGGTGACACTTTCCTTGATCTTCTTCGTCCTCTCGACAATCATCGTCATCGTCTTTTATGGGGCGAAGCAGGCGGAATTCCTGTTTGGGCATAAATTCGGACAGGCGTTCAAGGTTGTGTATGTGGCCGGGATCATTCTCGGTTCGGTCGGTGCAGCCCAGACGATCTGGCAGTTCCTTGACCTCGCACTTGCGGCGGTACTGCTGCCCAATATCATTGCTGTGCTTCTTCTGAGTAAAGAGGTGAGAAGACTCACGACAGAGTTCTTTACGTCGGATCAGTATTATTTGAAGGATGTTGGGAAAACGAAAGGGAAGAAAGCTTCTTGA